In a genomic window of Occallatibacter riparius:
- the plsX gene encoding phosphate acyltransferase PlsX: MLIDIALDAYGSDKAPEPEIRGAILACRTLPVRVHLIGPEPEVRDLLDEHLENEDLPISVVHASERIGMEEKAAHAVRHKKDSSMRVGLKLVRERKCAGFVTAGNTGAAMATAKMVLGALPGVDRPALATPMPTSKGNPCVLLDVGANVDCKPHNLEQFAVMGEMYARSVLKIHKPRVGLLSIGEEESKGNDLTRDALPLLKALPIHFIGNVEGRDIFNGNADVIVCDGFVGNVALKTSEGIGRFVRDALRESLTKTVTAKVGALLSRQAFNDFRRRLDYTEYGGAPLLGVRGVCIIGHGSSNDNAIYNGIRVAYEFAKAGTNEKIEREFAQRPTRGHGAHTDPEATNPDATIQ, translated from the coding sequence ATGCTCATCGATATCGCGCTGGATGCCTACGGAAGTGACAAGGCCCCGGAGCCTGAAATTCGGGGCGCTATCCTCGCCTGCCGCACGCTGCCGGTACGGGTCCATTTGATTGGGCCGGAGCCGGAGGTGCGCGACCTGCTCGATGAGCACCTGGAAAACGAAGATTTGCCGATCTCGGTGGTTCACGCCTCCGAGCGCATTGGCATGGAAGAAAAAGCCGCCCACGCTGTCCGCCACAAGAAGGACAGCTCCATGCGTGTGGGGCTGAAGCTGGTGCGCGAGCGGAAGTGCGCGGGTTTCGTAACGGCCGGAAACACAGGCGCGGCGATGGCCACGGCCAAGATGGTGCTGGGAGCGCTGCCGGGTGTGGACAGACCTGCCCTTGCGACACCGATGCCGACCTCGAAGGGCAATCCGTGCGTGCTGCTGGATGTGGGGGCGAACGTCGATTGCAAGCCGCACAACCTGGAGCAGTTCGCGGTGATGGGCGAGATGTATGCCCGCAGCGTGCTGAAGATCCACAAGCCGCGCGTGGGGCTGTTGTCGATCGGCGAAGAAGAGAGCAAGGGCAATGATCTTACCCGCGATGCCTTGCCGCTGCTGAAGGCGCTGCCGATTCACTTCATCGGCAACGTCGAAGGCCGAGACATCTTTAACGGTAATGCGGACGTGATCGTTTGCGACGGCTTTGTAGGCAACGTGGCGCTGAAGACCAGCGAAGGCATTGGGCGGTTTGTGCGCGATGCGTTGCGCGAGTCGCTGACCAAGACGGTCACGGCTAAAGTGGGCGCGCTATTGTCACGCCAAGCGTTCAATGATTTCCGCCGCAGGCTGGATTACACCGAGTACGGCGGGGCGCCGCTGCTGGGCGTGCGCGGCGTGTGCATCATCGGCCACGGGTCGTCGAACGACAACGCGATCTACAACGGGATCCGCGTGGCATATGAGTTTGCCAAGGCGGGAACGAACGAGAAGATCGAGCGCGAGTTCGCGCAGCGTCCCACGCGCGGGCACGGGGCGCACACCGATCCCGAAGCGACCAACCCAGACGCGACCATCCAGTAG
- a CDS encoding Trm112 family protein, translating to MSADSSPSEFELRFAELRMLLACPVCQGELRIDGQSVVCVGCGRGYPIVDGIPVMIAQ from the coding sequence ATGTCTGCCGATTCCTCTCCATCTGAATTTGAATTGCGCTTCGCGGAATTGCGGATGCTGCTAGCGTGCCCGGTGTGCCAGGGCGAGTTGCGGATTGATGGCCAGAGCGTGGTTTGCGTCGGCTGCGGGCGCGGCTATCCGATTGTGGATGGAATTCCGGTGATGATCGCGCAATAG